In Listeria swaminathanii, a single window of DNA contains:
- a CDS encoding cation:proton antiporter, with translation MEIFELILLMLSAVFLSNVLSRFLPSIAVPLIQVLLGIILAIPLGEHTMDLNPELFLLLFMAPILFNDGASTDKKSLWKNRKAILSLSIGLVFVTVGILGAFIHYLIPAIPFAAAFALAAALAPTDAVAVGALAEKVRVPHKIMHILEGESLINDASGLVSFQFAVLALVTGTFSFMSAGTSFLLLSLGGIALGAVLSVLKIGLMRGLRQLGIENMTSFMLMEILLPFLIFMVAEKVGVNGILAVVSGGMVHSLSYKKMNPEIAQLNLLSKNTWSVIIFSLNGLVFVLLGTQLPQIMTAIWQDASIHKSMLFVYILGITALLLGLRFLWILFFRNYEENPKVDLVSRLKNTFLYTVAGVRGTITLVSALSLPFVLGNGDAFPERDLLIFIAAGVIITTLLLANFTLPLFAAKKDVVTADHTTDIALLRDIVKQLQAYKTDENTVEMNKVLNMYNDRIFSLMEHKEVSATEKELRRLTQEWQLENTRRLVFERKIDTGVGLSLMMRLGKRLYVQTRAEKYRARIRYRQLLSHSFRDFRIVPLSFEERRKERAKLQNENNQFVIQKLQELNTTEFNPEIISLYLMNFERALGFRKNKKESDDEELQTTIDLASQIERETIQRYFEKGQITRKEMKVYRDNLLAIESSFQLEW, from the coding sequence ATGGATTTAAATCCGGAGCTGTTTTTGTTACTGTTTATGGCACCAATACTTTTTAATGATGGTGCGAGTACGGATAAAAAATCATTATGGAAAAATCGTAAGGCTATTTTATCGCTATCAATCGGGTTAGTGTTTGTAACGGTTGGGATTTTAGGGGCGTTTATTCATTACTTAATTCCGGCGATACCTTTTGCGGCCGCGTTTGCGCTAGCTGCGGCACTGGCGCCAACGGATGCAGTTGCGGTCGGTGCGCTAGCTGAAAAGGTGCGGGTGCCACATAAAATTATGCATATTTTGGAAGGCGAATCGCTTATCAATGACGCTTCTGGACTAGTTTCATTTCAATTTGCAGTCTTGGCGCTTGTAACTGGAACCTTCTCGTTTATGTCAGCGGGAACGAGCTTTTTACTGCTGTCGCTTGGTGGGATTGCGCTTGGAGCGGTGTTAAGTGTGCTAAAAATTGGGCTTATGCGGGGATTACGCCAGCTAGGAATCGAAAATATGACTTCTTTTATGCTAATGGAAATTTTGTTGCCATTTTTAATTTTTATGGTGGCGGAAAAAGTTGGTGTGAACGGAATTTTAGCTGTAGTTAGTGGTGGAATGGTGCATTCACTTAGTTATAAAAAAATGAACCCTGAAATTGCCCAATTGAACTTGCTTTCTAAGAATACTTGGTCAGTGATAATTTTTAGTTTAAATGGGTTGGTGTTCGTTTTACTTGGGACACAGTTGCCGCAAATTATGACGGCAATTTGGCAAGATGCAAGTATACATAAAAGTATGCTGTTTGTGTATATTTTGGGAATTACCGCTTTACTGTTAGGTCTTCGCTTTTTATGGATTTTATTCTTCCGTAATTACGAGGAAAATCCGAAAGTTGATTTAGTTAGTAGATTGAAAAATACTTTTTTATATACTGTGGCAGGTGTCCGTGGAACGATAACCTTAGTCAGTGCGCTTTCTTTACCGTTTGTGCTTGGAAATGGCGATGCTTTTCCTGAACGGGATTTGCTGATTTTTATTGCTGCTGGAGTCATTATTACGACGCTACTTTTGGCCAATTTCACGTTACCACTTTTTGCAGCGAAAAAAGATGTAGTGACGGCGGATCATACGACAGACATCGCGCTACTTCGAGATATCGTGAAGCAACTACAAGCCTATAAAACAGATGAAAACACAGTTGAAATGAATAAAGTATTAAATATGTATAATGACCGAATTTTTTCTTTGATGGAGCATAAAGAAGTGAGTGCTACCGAGAAAGAGCTTCGGAGGTTAACACAAGAATGGCAACTTGAAAATACTAGAAGGTTAGTTTTTGAACGAAAAATTGATACCGGCGTTGGGTTATCATTGATGATGCGCCTTGGAAAACGACTTTATGTCCAAACAAGAGCAGAGAAATATCGGGCAAGAATAAGATACCGTCAGCTTTTAAGTCATAGCTTTCGTGATTTCCGTATTGTGCCACTTTCTTTTGAAGAGCGCAGGAAGGAGCGCGCTAAACTACAAAATGAAAATAATCAATTTGTGATCCAAAAACTACAAGAACTAAACACCACTGAATTTAACCCGGAAATTATTTCTCTTTATTTAATGAATTTTGAGCGAGCGTTAGGTTTTAGAAAAAATAAAAAAGAGAGCGACGATGAGGAATTACAAACAACTATCGATCTAGCTTCTCAAATTGAACGTGAAACTATTCAACGCTACTTTGAAAAGGGGCAGATTACTCGAAAAGAGATGAAAGTCTATCGGGACAACTT